A genomic stretch from Styela clava chromosome 5, kaStyClav1.hap1.2, whole genome shotgun sequence includes:
- the LOC120343842 gene encoding uncharacterized protein LOC120343842 has translation MITKRTLLLVCLCHLVFDDVFGENDSISSRGSTHSHRSPGPPGKRGLKGEMGGIRMPGVKGQQGDPGIVDYQKVNATVEELFKKLVEKSVISRIEELEERMLAKLGELEEKIESGPCDGVVHLGKCYQASLHTARDVTYDEAVAMCTKMSAKPADIIDSQHYDLIFNYIRTIMSSSYEELWLAMTFDHSTNRVLLSIGVTAPYVKYYHGKPIASAINTQMAIVARNPSRDGIVTQGMFNVPRSYYTNGVLCQKERSPSN, from the exons ATGATTACGAAACGTACGTTACTTCTAGTCTGCCTTTGTCACCTCGTCTTTGACGACGTGTTTGGTGAAAACGATTCGATTTCCAGTCGCGGTTCAACCCACTCTCATCGTTCTCCTGGCCCACCTGGAAAAAGAGGTTTAAAGGGAGAAATGGGTGGAATAAGGATgcctggggtcaaaggtcaacaAGGCGACCCAGGAATTGTCGATTATCAAAAAGTCAATGCCACCGTTGAAGAGCTATTTAAGAAATTAG TTGAGAAGTCAGTGATTTCAAGAATTGAAGAATTAGAAGAACGAATGCTGGCAAAACTTGGTGAATTGGAAGAGAAGATTGAATCAG GACCCTGTGACGGTGTAGTGCATCTCGGGAAATGTTATCAAGCTTCTTTACACACCGCAAGAGATGTCACTTACGACGAAGCTGTTGCAATGTGTACAAAAATGTCGGCAAAACCAGCAGACATAATCGATTCTCAACATTATGATTTGATCTTCAATTATATTCGAACAATAATGTCTTCATCATACGAAGAGTTGTGGTTGGCTATGACATTCGACCACTCG ACGAATAGAGTTTTACTGTCAATCGGCGTCACTGCTCCATACGTTAAATACTACCACGGGAAACCCATCGCATCTGCAATCAACACCCAAATGGCGATCGTTGCAAGAAATCCGTCACGTGATGGTATCGTCACACAAGGAATGTTCAACGTCCCACGTTCGTATTATACCAATGGGGTGTTGTGCCAGAAGGAACGATCTCCATCAAACTAG